The nucleotide window TTCTTTTTGGTTCGTTGTAAGAAAATGAGCCGTACTCGTTGTAAACGTAATTGTAATAATAATCTTTTGTACTTGTAATCGGGACGAAGCCTTCCACAAAAAATCCTGCACCATATTTTTTTCCGAAATACATCCTGTAAAATGGTGAGACTTGAGAAAAAGCAGAGTCATCATACCGGTCATTATTGCCAAAGTAAAACATTCCATTGACACCGACTCCCATATTTTCTCTAAATAGTCTCTCATAGGAAACATTTAGAAGAGGTGATGCAATCAATTCTATTGGACTGATCATCACATCATTTTTTCTTTCAGACGTTGAACTTTCAGTTTGGGCATAGATTCCTATTATGCCTAGAAAAGTCAGGGTAAGGATGGTCAAGTTTTTTTTCATTGGTATTGATTAGTTTAAGAGGTTTAAGGCTTTATAGATAATTAGATTGTGAGATTTTCAGATTTCGTCATATCAGCAATGCTGGTATCTAAGATTGGCAGCATGTTATCACGTACATTGATC belongs to Chryseobacterium sp. KACC 21268 and includes:
- a CDS encoding DUF3575 domain-containing protein, yielding MKKNLTILTLTFLGIIGIYAQTESSTSERKNDVMISPIELIASPLLNVSYERLFRENMGVGVNGMFYFGNNDRYDDSAFSQVSPFYRMYFGKKYGAGFFVEGFVPITSTKDYYYNYVYNEYGSFSYNEPKRRTTVGIGIGLGGKWVTRNNIVFEVSGGLARRFGSNYDNYDFYDGDNLTGKGMLGIGYRF